One part of the Malus sylvestris chromosome 2, drMalSylv7.2, whole genome shotgun sequence genome encodes these proteins:
- the LOC126584820 gene encoding uncharacterized protein LOC126584820 isoform X3 — translation MDSSMAAGKENSGSRSFENPQDIGRWLMQVLKENATARSAIPDLEEKKNSSHGKRKTVCKPLQSPFIFWTHGMIGIWDPMKRFKHLASLDAVKLREMRPDYIPVILKKDARSDVPDVDMRRCHVYDGTPLREFVHFLRGHMRSKKPIFVFFKNTKPPNSALMSAIHEENKDEDGFLYVTYSGEKSYINEDSRGGSFDLGESSYKQENHLESMQAEQNNPDPIPMIVKKAAEKSDIPEIQEKSLLEKRRKRASVDITRNAFVHLDPWNQRPYKMALSTSPSMSENMRKLVANSLFCFNCLDLYAIMDIGLLFFYLIKFQKD, via the exons AGAACAGCGGTAGTAGGAGTTTTGAAAATCCTCAag ACATTGGGAGGTGGCTAATGCAGGTGTTGAAGGAGAATGCTACTGCAAGGAGTGCCATTCCAGACTTGGAAGAGAAAAA AAATTCGTCACATGGAAAGAGGAAAACAGTATGCAAGCCCTTACAAAGCCCATTTATTTTTTGGACCCATGGAATGATAGGAATTTG GGATCCAATGAAAAGATTCAAGCACCTTGCTAGCTTAGATGCTGTGAAATTAAGGGAGATGCGTCCAGATTATATACCG gtgattttgaagaaggaTGCAAGGAGTGACGTTCCTGACGTTGACATGAGGAG ATGTCATGTCTATGATGGTACCCCTCTTAGGGAATTTGTTCATTTTCTTCGGGGGCACATGCGCTCTAAAAAACCTATATTTGTCTTTTTCAAGAACACTAAGCCTCCCAACA GTGCCTTGATGTCTGCCATCCATGAGGAAAACAAGGATGAAGATGGCTTTCTTTATGTGACCTACAGTGGAGAAAAAAGTTACATAAATG AGGACAGCCGTGGTGGGAGTTTTGACTTGGGCGAAAGTTCTTATAAGCAAGAAAACCATCTAG AAAGCATGCAAGCAGAACAGAACAATCCAGATCCGATACCG ATGATTGTTAAGAAAGCTGCTGAAAAGAGTGACATTCCTGAGATTCAAGAGAA AAGTTTGCtagagaaaagaaggaaaagggcCTCTGTGGACATAACGAGAAACGCGTTTGTGCATTTAGACCCTTGGAATCAGAGACCATACAAGATG GCTTTGTCTACCAGTCCTAGCATGAGCGAGAACATGAGGAAGTTAG TTGCAAATTCTCTCTTTTGCTTTAATTGTCTTGATTTGTATGCTATTATGGATATAGGattgctatttttttatttaatcaaGTTCCAGAAAGATTGA
- the LOC126584820 gene encoding uncharacterized protein LOC126584820 isoform X9, giving the protein MDSSMAAGKVQASCWNFLVRNSPKTENSGSRSFENPQDIGRWLMQVLKENATARSAIPDLEEKKNSSHGKRKTVCKPLQSPFIFWTHGMIGIWDPMKRFKHLASLDAVKLREMRPDYIPVILKKDARSDVPDVDMRRCHVYDGTPLREFVHFLRGHMRSKKPIFVFFKNTKPPNSALMSAIHEENKDEDGFLYVTYSGEKSYINEDSRGGSFDLGESSYKQENHLESMQAEQNNPDPIPVRLLKRVTFLRFKRSLLPMTLCPNCLNFYCYIGTRCFSFHIRF; this is encoded by the exons TGCAGGCTTCTTGTTGGAATTTTTTAGTCAGGAATAGCCCAAAAACAG AGAACAGCGGTAGTAGGAGTTTTGAAAATCCTCAag ACATTGGGAGGTGGCTAATGCAGGTGTTGAAGGAGAATGCTACTGCAAGGAGTGCCATTCCAGACTTGGAAGAGAAAAA AAATTCGTCACATGGAAAGAGGAAAACAGTATGCAAGCCCTTACAAAGCCCATTTATTTTTTGGACCCATGGAATGATAGGAATTTG GGATCCAATGAAAAGATTCAAGCACCTTGCTAGCTTAGATGCTGTGAAATTAAGGGAGATGCGTCCAGATTATATACCG gtgattttgaagaaggaTGCAAGGAGTGACGTTCCTGACGTTGACATGAGGAG ATGTCATGTCTATGATGGTACCCCTCTTAGGGAATTTGTTCATTTTCTTCGGGGGCACATGCGCTCTAAAAAACCTATATTTGTCTTTTTCAAGAACACTAAGCCTCCCAACA GTGCCTTGATGTCTGCCATCCATGAGGAAAACAAGGATGAAGATGGCTTTCTTTATGTGACCTACAGTGGAGAAAAAAGTTACATAAATG AGGACAGCCGTGGTGGGAGTTTTGACTTGGGCGAAAGTTCTTATAAGCAAGAAAACCATCTAG AAAGCATGCAAGCAGAACAGAACAATCCAGATCCGATACCGGTAAGA CTGCTGAAAAGAGTGACATTCCTGAGATTCAAGAGAAGTTTGTTGCCAATGACTTTGTGCCCCAATTGTCTTAATTTTTATTGCTACATTGGAACAAGATGCTTCAGTTTTCACATACGCTTTTAA
- the LOC126584820 gene encoding uncharacterized protein LOC126584820 isoform X8, with the protein MDSSMAAGKENSGSRSFENPQDIGRWLMQVLKENATARSAIPDLEEKKDPMKRFKHLASLDAVKLREMRPDYIPVILKKDARSDVPDVDMRRCHVYDGTPLREFVHFLRGHMRSKKPIFVFFKNTKPPNSALMSAIHEENKDEDGFLYVTYSGEKSYINEDSRGGSFDLGESSYKQENHLESMQAEQNNPDPIPMIVKKAAEKSDIPEIQEKSLLEKRRKRASVDITRNAFVHLDPWNQRPYKMALSTSPSMSENMRKLVANSLFCFNCLDLYAIMDIGLLFFYLIKFQKD; encoded by the exons AGAACAGCGGTAGTAGGAGTTTTGAAAATCCTCAag ACATTGGGAGGTGGCTAATGCAGGTGTTGAAGGAGAATGCTACTGCAAGGAGTGCCATTCCAGACTTGGAAGAGAAAAA GGATCCAATGAAAAGATTCAAGCACCTTGCTAGCTTAGATGCTGTGAAATTAAGGGAGATGCGTCCAGATTATATACCG gtgattttgaagaaggaTGCAAGGAGTGACGTTCCTGACGTTGACATGAGGAG ATGTCATGTCTATGATGGTACCCCTCTTAGGGAATTTGTTCATTTTCTTCGGGGGCACATGCGCTCTAAAAAACCTATATTTGTCTTTTTCAAGAACACTAAGCCTCCCAACA GTGCCTTGATGTCTGCCATCCATGAGGAAAACAAGGATGAAGATGGCTTTCTTTATGTGACCTACAGTGGAGAAAAAAGTTACATAAATG AGGACAGCCGTGGTGGGAGTTTTGACTTGGGCGAAAGTTCTTATAAGCAAGAAAACCATCTAG AAAGCATGCAAGCAGAACAGAACAATCCAGATCCGATACCG ATGATTGTTAAGAAAGCTGCTGAAAAGAGTGACATTCCTGAGATTCAAGAGAA AAGTTTGCtagagaaaagaaggaaaagggcCTCTGTGGACATAACGAGAAACGCGTTTGTGCATTTAGACCCTTGGAATCAGAGACCATACAAGATG GCTTTGTCTACCAGTCCTAGCATGAGCGAGAACATGAGGAAGTTAG TTGCAAATTCTCTCTTTTGCTTTAATTGTCTTGATTTGTATGCTATTATGGATATAGGattgctatttttttatttaatcaaGTTCCAGAAAGATTGA
- the LOC126584820 gene encoding uncharacterized protein LOC126584820 isoform X4, with protein MDSSMAAGKVQASCWNFLVRNSPKTENSGSRSFENPQDIGRWLMQVLKENATARSAIPDLEEKKNSSHGKRKTVCKPLQSPFIFWTHGMIGIWDPMKRFKHLASLDAVKLREMRPDYIPVILKKDARSDVPDVDMRRCHVYDGTPLREFVHFLRGHMRSKKPIFVFFKNTKPPNSALMSAIHEENKDEDGFLYVTYSGEKSYINEDSRGGSFDLGESSYKQENHLESMQAEQNNPDPIPMIVKKAAEKSDIPEIQEKSLLEKRRKRASVDITRNAFVHLDPWNQRPYKMALSTSPSMSENMRKFHSKS; from the exons TGCAGGCTTCTTGTTGGAATTTTTTAGTCAGGAATAGCCCAAAAACAG AGAACAGCGGTAGTAGGAGTTTTGAAAATCCTCAag ACATTGGGAGGTGGCTAATGCAGGTGTTGAAGGAGAATGCTACTGCAAGGAGTGCCATTCCAGACTTGGAAGAGAAAAA AAATTCGTCACATGGAAAGAGGAAAACAGTATGCAAGCCCTTACAAAGCCCATTTATTTTTTGGACCCATGGAATGATAGGAATTTG GGATCCAATGAAAAGATTCAAGCACCTTGCTAGCTTAGATGCTGTGAAATTAAGGGAGATGCGTCCAGATTATATACCG gtgattttgaagaaggaTGCAAGGAGTGACGTTCCTGACGTTGACATGAGGAG ATGTCATGTCTATGATGGTACCCCTCTTAGGGAATTTGTTCATTTTCTTCGGGGGCACATGCGCTCTAAAAAACCTATATTTGTCTTTTTCAAGAACACTAAGCCTCCCAACA GTGCCTTGATGTCTGCCATCCATGAGGAAAACAAGGATGAAGATGGCTTTCTTTATGTGACCTACAGTGGAGAAAAAAGTTACATAAATG AGGACAGCCGTGGTGGGAGTTTTGACTTGGGCGAAAGTTCTTATAAGCAAGAAAACCATCTAG AAAGCATGCAAGCAGAACAGAACAATCCAGATCCGATACCG ATGATTGTTAAGAAAGCTGCTGAAAAGAGTGACATTCCTGAGATTCAAGAGAA AAGTTTGCtagagaaaagaaggaaaagggcCTCTGTGGACATAACGAGAAACGCGTTTGTGCATTTAGACCCTTGGAATCAGAGACCATACAAGATG GCTTTGTCTACCAGTCCTAGCATGAGCGAGAACATGAGGAA ATTCCATTCTAAATCATGA
- the LOC126584820 gene encoding uncharacterized protein LOC126584820 isoform X7, translating into MQVLKENATARSAIPDLEEKKNSSHGKRKTVCKPLQSPFIFWTHGMIGIWDPMKRFKHLASLDAVKLREMRPDYIPVILKKDARSDVPDVDMRRCHVYDGTPLREFVHFLRGHMRSKKPIFVFFKNTKPPNSALMSAIHEENKDEDGFLYVTYSGEKSYINEDSRGGSFDLGESSYKQENHLESMQAEQNNPDPIPMIVKKAAEKSDIPEIQEKSLLEKRRKRASVDITRNAFVHLDPWNQRPYKMALSTSPSMSENMRKLVANSLFCFNCLDLYAIMDIGLLFFYLIKFQKD; encoded by the exons ATGCAGGTGTTGAAGGAGAATGCTACTGCAAGGAGTGCCATTCCAGACTTGGAAGAGAAAAA AAATTCGTCACATGGAAAGAGGAAAACAGTATGCAAGCCCTTACAAAGCCCATTTATTTTTTGGACCCATGGAATGATAGGAATTTG GGATCCAATGAAAAGATTCAAGCACCTTGCTAGCTTAGATGCTGTGAAATTAAGGGAGATGCGTCCAGATTATATACCG gtgattttgaagaaggaTGCAAGGAGTGACGTTCCTGACGTTGACATGAGGAG ATGTCATGTCTATGATGGTACCCCTCTTAGGGAATTTGTTCATTTTCTTCGGGGGCACATGCGCTCTAAAAAACCTATATTTGTCTTTTTCAAGAACACTAAGCCTCCCAACA GTGCCTTGATGTCTGCCATCCATGAGGAAAACAAGGATGAAGATGGCTTTCTTTATGTGACCTACAGTGGAGAAAAAAGTTACATAAATG AGGACAGCCGTGGTGGGAGTTTTGACTTGGGCGAAAGTTCTTATAAGCAAGAAAACCATCTAG AAAGCATGCAAGCAGAACAGAACAATCCAGATCCGATACCG ATGATTGTTAAGAAAGCTGCTGAAAAGAGTGACATTCCTGAGATTCAAGAGAA AAGTTTGCtagagaaaagaaggaaaagggcCTCTGTGGACATAACGAGAAACGCGTTTGTGCATTTAGACCCTTGGAATCAGAGACCATACAAGATG GCTTTGTCTACCAGTCCTAGCATGAGCGAGAACATGAGGAAGTTAG TTGCAAATTCTCTCTTTTGCTTTAATTGTCTTGATTTGTATGCTATTATGGATATAGGattgctatttttttatttaatcaaGTTCCAGAAAGATTGA
- the LOC126584820 gene encoding uncharacterized protein LOC126584820 isoform X2 produces the protein MDSSMAAGKVQASCWNFLVRNSPKTENSGSRSFENPQDIGRWLMQVLKENATARSAIPDLEEKKNSSHGKRKTVCKPLQSPFIFWTHGMIGIWDPMKRFKHLASLDAVKLREMRPDYIPVILKKDARSDVPDVDMRRCHVYDGTPLREFVHFLRGHMRSKKPIFVFFKNTKPPNSALMSAIHEENKDEDGFLYVTYSGEKSYINEDSRGGSFDLGESSYKQENHLESMQAEQNNPDPIPMIVKKAAEKSDIPEIQEKSLLEKRRKRASVDITRNAFVHLDPWNQRPYKMALSTSPSMSENMRKLVANSLFCFNCLDLYAICKFSLLL, from the exons TGCAGGCTTCTTGTTGGAATTTTTTAGTCAGGAATAGCCCAAAAACAG AGAACAGCGGTAGTAGGAGTTTTGAAAATCCTCAag ACATTGGGAGGTGGCTAATGCAGGTGTTGAAGGAGAATGCTACTGCAAGGAGTGCCATTCCAGACTTGGAAGAGAAAAA AAATTCGTCACATGGAAAGAGGAAAACAGTATGCAAGCCCTTACAAAGCCCATTTATTTTTTGGACCCATGGAATGATAGGAATTTG GGATCCAATGAAAAGATTCAAGCACCTTGCTAGCTTAGATGCTGTGAAATTAAGGGAGATGCGTCCAGATTATATACCG gtgattttgaagaaggaTGCAAGGAGTGACGTTCCTGACGTTGACATGAGGAG ATGTCATGTCTATGATGGTACCCCTCTTAGGGAATTTGTTCATTTTCTTCGGGGGCACATGCGCTCTAAAAAACCTATATTTGTCTTTTTCAAGAACACTAAGCCTCCCAACA GTGCCTTGATGTCTGCCATCCATGAGGAAAACAAGGATGAAGATGGCTTTCTTTATGTGACCTACAGTGGAGAAAAAAGTTACATAAATG AGGACAGCCGTGGTGGGAGTTTTGACTTGGGCGAAAGTTCTTATAAGCAAGAAAACCATCTAG AAAGCATGCAAGCAGAACAGAACAATCCAGATCCGATACCG ATGATTGTTAAGAAAGCTGCTGAAAAGAGTGACATTCCTGAGATTCAAGAGAA AAGTTTGCtagagaaaagaaggaaaagggcCTCTGTGGACATAACGAGAAACGCGTTTGTGCATTTAGACCCTTGGAATCAGAGACCATACAAGATG GCTTTGTCTACCAGTCCTAGCATGAGCGAGAACATGAGGAAGTTAGTTGCAAATTCTCTCTTTTGCTTTAATTGTCTTGATTTGTATGCTATTTGCAAATTCTCTCTTTTGCTTTAA
- the LOC126584820 gene encoding uncharacterized protein LOC126584820 isoform X6 yields MDSSMAAGKVQASCWNFLVRNSPKTENSGSRSFENPQDIGRWLMQVLKENATARSAIPDLEEKKDPMKRFKHLASLDAVKLREMRPDYIPVILKKDARSDVPDVDMRRCHVYDGTPLREFVHFLRGHMRSKKPIFVFFKNTKPPNSALMSAIHEENKDEDGFLYVTYSGEKSYINEDSRGGSFDLGESSYKQENHLESMQAEQNNPDPIPMIVKKAAEKSDIPEIQEKSLLEKRRKRASVDITRNAFVHLDPWNQRPYKMALSTSPSMSENMRKLVANSLFCFNCLDLYAIMDIGLLFFYLIKFQKD; encoded by the exons TGCAGGCTTCTTGTTGGAATTTTTTAGTCAGGAATAGCCCAAAAACAG AGAACAGCGGTAGTAGGAGTTTTGAAAATCCTCAag ACATTGGGAGGTGGCTAATGCAGGTGTTGAAGGAGAATGCTACTGCAAGGAGTGCCATTCCAGACTTGGAAGAGAAAAA GGATCCAATGAAAAGATTCAAGCACCTTGCTAGCTTAGATGCTGTGAAATTAAGGGAGATGCGTCCAGATTATATACCG gtgattttgaagaaggaTGCAAGGAGTGACGTTCCTGACGTTGACATGAGGAG ATGTCATGTCTATGATGGTACCCCTCTTAGGGAATTTGTTCATTTTCTTCGGGGGCACATGCGCTCTAAAAAACCTATATTTGTCTTTTTCAAGAACACTAAGCCTCCCAACA GTGCCTTGATGTCTGCCATCCATGAGGAAAACAAGGATGAAGATGGCTTTCTTTATGTGACCTACAGTGGAGAAAAAAGTTACATAAATG AGGACAGCCGTGGTGGGAGTTTTGACTTGGGCGAAAGTTCTTATAAGCAAGAAAACCATCTAG AAAGCATGCAAGCAGAACAGAACAATCCAGATCCGATACCG ATGATTGTTAAGAAAGCTGCTGAAAAGAGTGACATTCCTGAGATTCAAGAGAA AAGTTTGCtagagaaaagaaggaaaagggcCTCTGTGGACATAACGAGAAACGCGTTTGTGCATTTAGACCCTTGGAATCAGAGACCATACAAGATG GCTTTGTCTACCAGTCCTAGCATGAGCGAGAACATGAGGAAGTTAG TTGCAAATTCTCTCTTTTGCTTTAATTGTCTTGATTTGTATGCTATTATGGATATAGGattgctatttttttatttaatcaaGTTCCAGAAAGATTGA
- the LOC126584820 gene encoding uncharacterized protein LOC126584820 isoform X1 gives MDSSMAAGKVQASCWNFLVRNSPKTENSGSRSFENPQDIGRWLMQVLKENATARSAIPDLEEKKNSSHGKRKTVCKPLQSPFIFWTHGMIGIWDPMKRFKHLASLDAVKLREMRPDYIPVILKKDARSDVPDVDMRRCHVYDGTPLREFVHFLRGHMRSKKPIFVFFKNTKPPNSALMSAIHEENKDEDGFLYVTYSGEKSYINEDSRGGSFDLGESSYKQENHLESMQAEQNNPDPIPMIVKKAAEKSDIPEIQEKSLLEKRRKRASVDITRNAFVHLDPWNQRPYKMALSTSPSMSENMRKLVANSLFCFNCLDLYAIMDIGLLFFYLIKFQKD, from the exons TGCAGGCTTCTTGTTGGAATTTTTTAGTCAGGAATAGCCCAAAAACAG AGAACAGCGGTAGTAGGAGTTTTGAAAATCCTCAag ACATTGGGAGGTGGCTAATGCAGGTGTTGAAGGAGAATGCTACTGCAAGGAGTGCCATTCCAGACTTGGAAGAGAAAAA AAATTCGTCACATGGAAAGAGGAAAACAGTATGCAAGCCCTTACAAAGCCCATTTATTTTTTGGACCCATGGAATGATAGGAATTTG GGATCCAATGAAAAGATTCAAGCACCTTGCTAGCTTAGATGCTGTGAAATTAAGGGAGATGCGTCCAGATTATATACCG gtgattttgaagaaggaTGCAAGGAGTGACGTTCCTGACGTTGACATGAGGAG ATGTCATGTCTATGATGGTACCCCTCTTAGGGAATTTGTTCATTTTCTTCGGGGGCACATGCGCTCTAAAAAACCTATATTTGTCTTTTTCAAGAACACTAAGCCTCCCAACA GTGCCTTGATGTCTGCCATCCATGAGGAAAACAAGGATGAAGATGGCTTTCTTTATGTGACCTACAGTGGAGAAAAAAGTTACATAAATG AGGACAGCCGTGGTGGGAGTTTTGACTTGGGCGAAAGTTCTTATAAGCAAGAAAACCATCTAG AAAGCATGCAAGCAGAACAGAACAATCCAGATCCGATACCG ATGATTGTTAAGAAAGCTGCTGAAAAGAGTGACATTCCTGAGATTCAAGAGAA AAGTTTGCtagagaaaagaaggaaaagggcCTCTGTGGACATAACGAGAAACGCGTTTGTGCATTTAGACCCTTGGAATCAGAGACCATACAAGATG GCTTTGTCTACCAGTCCTAGCATGAGCGAGAACATGAGGAAGTTAG TTGCAAATTCTCTCTTTTGCTTTAATTGTCTTGATTTGTATGCTATTATGGATATAGGattgctatttttttatttaatcaaGTTCCAGAAAGATTGA
- the LOC126584820 gene encoding uncharacterized protein LOC126584820 isoform X5 translates to MDSSMAAGKDIGRWLMQVLKENATARSAIPDLEEKKNSSHGKRKTVCKPLQSPFIFWTHGMIGIWDPMKRFKHLASLDAVKLREMRPDYIPVILKKDARSDVPDVDMRRCHVYDGTPLREFVHFLRGHMRSKKPIFVFFKNTKPPNSALMSAIHEENKDEDGFLYVTYSGEKSYINEDSRGGSFDLGESSYKQENHLESMQAEQNNPDPIPMIVKKAAEKSDIPEIQEKSLLEKRRKRASVDITRNAFVHLDPWNQRPYKMALSTSPSMSENMRKLVANSLFCFNCLDLYAIMDIGLLFFYLIKFQKD, encoded by the exons ACATTGGGAGGTGGCTAATGCAGGTGTTGAAGGAGAATGCTACTGCAAGGAGTGCCATTCCAGACTTGGAAGAGAAAAA AAATTCGTCACATGGAAAGAGGAAAACAGTATGCAAGCCCTTACAAAGCCCATTTATTTTTTGGACCCATGGAATGATAGGAATTTG GGATCCAATGAAAAGATTCAAGCACCTTGCTAGCTTAGATGCTGTGAAATTAAGGGAGATGCGTCCAGATTATATACCG gtgattttgaagaaggaTGCAAGGAGTGACGTTCCTGACGTTGACATGAGGAG ATGTCATGTCTATGATGGTACCCCTCTTAGGGAATTTGTTCATTTTCTTCGGGGGCACATGCGCTCTAAAAAACCTATATTTGTCTTTTTCAAGAACACTAAGCCTCCCAACA GTGCCTTGATGTCTGCCATCCATGAGGAAAACAAGGATGAAGATGGCTTTCTTTATGTGACCTACAGTGGAGAAAAAAGTTACATAAATG AGGACAGCCGTGGTGGGAGTTTTGACTTGGGCGAAAGTTCTTATAAGCAAGAAAACCATCTAG AAAGCATGCAAGCAGAACAGAACAATCCAGATCCGATACCG ATGATTGTTAAGAAAGCTGCTGAAAAGAGTGACATTCCTGAGATTCAAGAGAA AAGTTTGCtagagaaaagaaggaaaagggcCTCTGTGGACATAACGAGAAACGCGTTTGTGCATTTAGACCCTTGGAATCAGAGACCATACAAGATG GCTTTGTCTACCAGTCCTAGCATGAGCGAGAACATGAGGAAGTTAG TTGCAAATTCTCTCTTTTGCTTTAATTGTCTTGATTTGTATGCTATTATGGATATAGGattgctatttttttatttaatcaaGTTCCAGAAAGATTGA
- the LOC126584820 gene encoding uncharacterized protein LOC126584820 isoform X10: protein MDSSMAAGKDIGRWLMQVLKENATARSAIPDLEEKKDPMKRFKHLASLDAVKLREMRPDYIPVILKKDARSDVPDVDMRRCHVYDGTPLREFVHFLRGHMRSKKPIFVFFKNTKPPNSALMSAIHEENKDEDGFLYVTYSGEKSYINEDSRGGSFDLGESSYKQENHLESMQAEQNNPDPIPMIVKKAAEKSDIPEIQEKSLLEKRRKRASVDITRNAFVHLDPWNQRPYKMALSTSPSMSENMRKLVANSLFCFNCLDLYAIMDIGLLFFYLIKFQKD from the exons ACATTGGGAGGTGGCTAATGCAGGTGTTGAAGGAGAATGCTACTGCAAGGAGTGCCATTCCAGACTTGGAAGAGAAAAA GGATCCAATGAAAAGATTCAAGCACCTTGCTAGCTTAGATGCTGTGAAATTAAGGGAGATGCGTCCAGATTATATACCG gtgattttgaagaaggaTGCAAGGAGTGACGTTCCTGACGTTGACATGAGGAG ATGTCATGTCTATGATGGTACCCCTCTTAGGGAATTTGTTCATTTTCTTCGGGGGCACATGCGCTCTAAAAAACCTATATTTGTCTTTTTCAAGAACACTAAGCCTCCCAACA GTGCCTTGATGTCTGCCATCCATGAGGAAAACAAGGATGAAGATGGCTTTCTTTATGTGACCTACAGTGGAGAAAAAAGTTACATAAATG AGGACAGCCGTGGTGGGAGTTTTGACTTGGGCGAAAGTTCTTATAAGCAAGAAAACCATCTAG AAAGCATGCAAGCAGAACAGAACAATCCAGATCCGATACCG ATGATTGTTAAGAAAGCTGCTGAAAAGAGTGACATTCCTGAGATTCAAGAGAA AAGTTTGCtagagaaaagaaggaaaagggcCTCTGTGGACATAACGAGAAACGCGTTTGTGCATTTAGACCCTTGGAATCAGAGACCATACAAGATG GCTTTGTCTACCAGTCCTAGCATGAGCGAGAACATGAGGAAGTTAG TTGCAAATTCTCTCTTTTGCTTTAATTGTCTTGATTTGTATGCTATTATGGATATAGGattgctatttttttatttaatcaaGTTCCAGAAAGATTGA